One window of the Streptomyces asoensis genome contains the following:
- a CDS encoding type II toxin-antitoxin system VapB family antitoxin, whose translation MIFKRIGNGRPYPDHGRESTRQWADVAPRPVRLDQLVTTKQQLDLETLLAEDSTFYGDLFAHVVKWQGDLYLEDGLHRAVRAALQQRQVLHARVLELD comes from the coding sequence GTGATCTTCAAGCGCATCGGAAACGGCCGGCCGTACCCCGACCACGGCCGGGAAAGCACCCGGCAGTGGGCGGACGTCGCGCCGCGCCCGGTCCGCCTCGATCAGCTGGTGACCACCAAGCAGCAGCTCGACCTGGAAACCCTGCTCGCGGAGGACTCCACGTTCTACGGCGACCTCTTCGCGCACGTCGTGAAGTGGCAGGGCGACCTGTACCTGGAGGACGGGCTGCACCGCGCGGTGCGGGCGGCACTCCAGCAGCGACAGGTACTGCACGCGCGCGTGCTCGAGCTGGACTGA
- a CDS encoding LytR C-terminal domain-containing protein, with protein MGGKYRITGDKYPRMRPHRRRGRLVVVVVACGAVLGVAGWGTLQLIDVFTGGGGTATAAGTGCSTKATKASPAASASAAVAGAAPKPAQITVNVFNATTRSGLAKTTADELKKRGFKIGEVGNATKQYDKKVTGTGILLGPAASLNTSLPVLATQLTTAERRTDAARTGTAIDLIIGNQFKALTSPTASVKALTALAAPQPTATTKKGC; from the coding sequence ATGGGCGGCAAGTACCGGATCACGGGGGACAAATACCCCCGCATGCGCCCCCACCGACGACGCGGCAGGCTGGTCGTGGTGGTCGTCGCCTGCGGCGCCGTGCTCGGCGTGGCCGGCTGGGGCACTCTTCAGCTCATCGACGTCTTCACGGGCGGCGGCGGGACGGCCACGGCCGCCGGAACCGGCTGCTCGACGAAGGCGACCAAGGCGAGCCCCGCGGCCTCCGCGTCCGCCGCCGTCGCCGGCGCGGCACCCAAGCCCGCGCAGATCACCGTGAACGTCTTCAACGCCACCACCCGCAGCGGTCTCGCCAAGACCACCGCGGACGAGCTGAAGAAACGCGGCTTCAAGATCGGCGAGGTGGGCAACGCCACCAAGCAGTACGACAAGAAGGTCACCGGCACCGGCATCTTGCTCGGCCCCGCGGCCTCGCTGAACACCTCGCTGCCGGTGCTCGCCACCCAGCTCACCACCGCCGAACGCCGCACCGACGCCGCCCGTACGGGCACGGCCATCGACCTGATCATCGGCAACCAGTTCAAGGCGCTGACCAGCCCGACGGCCTCGGTCAAGGCACTGACGGCCCTGGCCGCGCCGCAGCCGACGGCGACCACGAAAAAGGGCTGCTGA
- the upp gene encoding uracil phosphoribosyltransferase: protein MRLHVVDHPLVAHKLTTLRDQRTDSATFRRLADELVTLLAYEATRDVRTEQVDIKTPVSPTTGVKLSHPRPLVVPILRAGLGMLDGMMRLLPTAEVGFMGMIRNEETLEASTYATRMPENLLGRQVYVLDPMLATGGTLVAAIRELIRRGADDVTAVVLLAAPEGVELMERELAGTPVTVVTAAVDDHLNEHGYIVPGLGDAGDRLYGAAE from the coding sequence ATGCGTCTCCACGTCGTCGACCACCCTCTGGTCGCCCACAAGCTCACCACGCTGCGCGACCAGCGCACGGACTCCGCGACCTTCCGCCGGCTGGCCGACGAACTGGTCACCCTGCTCGCCTACGAGGCCACGCGTGACGTGCGTACCGAGCAGGTCGACATCAAGACGCCGGTCTCCCCGACCACCGGCGTGAAGCTCTCCCACCCGCGCCCGCTGGTCGTGCCGATCCTGCGCGCGGGCCTCGGCATGCTGGACGGCATGATGCGGCTGCTGCCGACCGCCGAGGTCGGCTTCATGGGCATGATCCGCAACGAGGAGACGCTCGAGGCGTCCACGTACGCCACGCGCATGCCGGAGAACCTCCTCGGCCGCCAGGTGTACGTCCTGGACCCGATGCTGGCCACCGGCGGCACCCTGGTCGCCGCGATCCGCGAGCTGATCCGGCGCGGCGCCGACGACGTGACGGCCGTGGTGCTGCTCGCGGCCCCGGAGGGTGTGGAGCTCATGGAGCGCGAGCTCGCGGGCACCCCGGTCACCGTCGTCACGGCGGCGGTCGACGACCACCTCAACGAGCACGGCTACATCGTCCCGGGCCTGGGCGACGCGGGCGACCGGCTGTACGGCGCGGCCGAATAA
- a CDS encoding tRNA adenosine deaminase-associated protein codes for MYFAALLARTEDGWEASDTELDDVETLSDLADLAREASPDDDTVLVLIEQEDSWFGVVRIDGEEDPRIFVSDAAAAARSSYGEILLTDELLGRDPGDDDDLDALDLDGTEDGENEDEDDDEDEGVVSTVNGSSAEAVPHGPVGDAGILDDLGVGEKELRSLSADAVTEIADALGASEVLETVR; via the coding sequence GTGTACTTCGCCGCACTGCTCGCGCGCACCGAAGACGGGTGGGAAGCGAGCGACACAGAGCTCGACGATGTGGAGACCCTGTCGGATCTGGCCGACCTGGCCCGGGAGGCCTCTCCCGACGACGACACGGTCCTCGTGCTGATCGAGCAGGAGGACTCCTGGTTCGGGGTCGTCCGCATCGACGGCGAGGAGGACCCTCGCATCTTCGTCTCCGATGCCGCCGCCGCCGCCCGCAGCTCGTACGGCGAGATCCTGCTCACCGACGAACTGCTCGGAAGGGACCCGGGTGACGACGACGACCTGGACGCCCTCGACCTCGACGGCACCGAGGACGGTGAGAACGAGGACGAGGACGACGACGAGGACGAGGGTGTCGTCAGCACCGTGAACGGCAGCTCGGCCGAGGCCGTGCCGCACGGCCCGGTCGGCGACGCCGGCATCCTCGACGACCTCGGCGTCGGCGAGAAGGAGCTGAGGTCCCTGTCCGCGGACGCGGTCACCGAGATCGCCGACGCCCTGGGCGCCTCGGAGGTCCTGGAGACCGTCCGCTGA
- the tadA gene encoding tRNA adenosine(34) deaminase TadA, with protein MRLALDEARLAARGGDVPVGAVVLAPDGTTVLARGHNEREAGGDPTAHAEVLAVRRAAAALGEWRLSGCTLVVTLEPCTMCAGALVQSRVDRVVYGARDDKAGAAGSLWDVVRDRRLNHRPEVVEGVLAEECAGLLTEFFRDR; from the coding sequence ATGCGGCTCGCCCTGGACGAGGCACGGCTGGCCGCCCGGGGCGGGGACGTCCCGGTCGGCGCCGTCGTGCTGGCTCCGGACGGTACGACGGTCCTGGCCAGGGGCCACAACGAACGTGAGGCCGGCGGCGATCCGACGGCCCACGCGGAGGTGCTCGCCGTCCGGCGGGCGGCCGCCGCGCTGGGCGAGTGGCGGCTGTCCGGCTGCACGCTCGTCGTGACCCTCGAACCGTGCACGATGTGCGCGGGCGCACTCGTGCAGTCCCGGGTCGACCGGGTCGTCTACGGCGCCCGCGACGACAAGGCGGGCGCGGCCGGCTCCCTCTGGGACGTCGTCCGCGACCGACGGCTCAACCACCGCCCCGAGGTCGTCGAAGGCGTCCTCGCCGAGGAGTGCGCGGGGCTCCTCACGGAGTTCTTCCGCGACCGGTGA